Proteins from a genomic interval of Rosa chinensis cultivar Old Blush chromosome 2, RchiOBHm-V2, whole genome shotgun sequence:
- the LOC112188948 gene encoding nicotianamine aminotransferase 1, with protein sequence MENKWNFQGNGELKLVPAPRIRGVLSMIMQNLNKDDQRTTIPLGIGDPSAFPCFRTSISAEDAIVESVRSGKFNCYSPSIGILPARRAIADYLSNDLPYKLSPDDVYVTSGCTHAIEMVLTAISRSSPVANILLPRPGFTFYDTRAAYSNLEVRRYDLLPEKGWEVDLEALEALADEYTVAMVIINPGNPCGSVYTSQHLKKIAETARKLGILVIADEVYNHLTFGSTPFVPMGTFGSIVPVLTLGSISKRWIVPGWRLGWIAICDPNAILQNSGIIKSITGCLEVSSDAPTFIQAAIPQIIEHTKEDFFLKIVEMLRGAAVICFDKLNEIPCITCPSKPEGSMFVMAKLNLSLLDEISDDVEFSLKLAKEESVIVLPGMAVGLKNWLRITFACDHSSLEDGLGRIKGFCERHAKKK encoded by the exons ATGGAAAACAAGTGGAATTTTCAGGGGAATGGAGAGCTCAAGCTGGTACCGGCACCCAGGATTCGAGGAGTTCTCAGCATGATAATGCAAAATCTCAACAAAGATGACCAAAGGACTACCATTCCTTTAGGCATCGGTGACCCTTCCGCTTTCCCATGCTTTCGGACTAGCATTTCAGCCGAAGATGCCATCGTTGAATCTGTTCGGTCGGGCAAGTTTAACTGCTATTCTCCCTCAATTGGTATTCTACCAGCAAGGAG GGCAATTGCAGATTATCTGTCAAATGATCTCCCATACAAGTTATCGCCTGACGATGTTTATGTTACAAGTGGATGTACGCATGCAATTGAAATGGTTCTGACAGCTATATCTCGGTCAAGTCCTGTTGCCAACATTCTGCTTCCAAGGCCAGGCTTCACTTTCTATGACACTCGGGCAGCCTATTCCAATCTGGAAGTTCGCCGATATGATCTGCTTCCAGAAAAGGGTTGGGAGGTTGATCTTGAAGCTCTTGAGGCACTGGCAGATGAATATACTGTTGCCATGGTCATCATCAATCCTGGAAATCCTTGTGGAAGTGTTTATACGTCTCAACATTTGAAGAAG ATTGCAGAGACAGCGAGGAAGCTTGGGATTCTTGTAATTGCTGATGAAGTGTATAACCATCTTACTTTCGGAAGTACTCCATTTGTGCCAATGGGGACATTTGGATCTATTGTCCCAGTTCTTACACTTGGTTCTATATCAAAGAGATGGATTGTACCTGGTTGGAGACTTGGTTGGATTGCCATCTGTGACCCCAATGCAATTCTTCAAAATTCGGGG ATTATAAAGTCCATTACAGGATGTCTCGAAGTCTCATCGGATGCTCCAACCTTCATTCAG GCAGCAATTCCTCAAATTATAGAGCACACAAAGGAGGATTTCTTTTTGAAAATAGTTGAGATGCTAAGAGGTGCTGCAGTCATATGTTTTGATAAACTTAATGAGATTCCCTGCATTACGTGCCCAAGCAAACCTGAGGGTTCCATGTTTGTAATG GCAAAGCTGAATCTCTCATTGTTGGATGAAATTAGTGATGATGTTGAGTTCAGCCTCAAACTTGCCAAAGAGGAATCTGTCATAGTACTACCTG GTATGGCTGTTGGGTTGAAGAACTGGTTGCGGATAACGTTCGCTTGTGACCATTCAAGTCTTGAAGATGGCCTTGGGAGGATTAAAGGCTTCTGTGAAAGGCATGCCAAGAAAAAATAA